One Succinispira mobilis DSM 6222 genomic window carries:
- a CDS encoding YjfB family protein, producing MDLASVAMGTSIIQTAGAVDVALTRKAMDFNAQQAAGVVELMQDSRSAMEQSVRPHIGSSIDIQA from the coding sequence ATGGATTTGGCAAGTGTAGCTATGGGAACTAGCATTATACAAACAGCTGGAGCTGTGGATGTTGCCTTGACCAGAAAGGCAATGGATTTTAATGCGCAACAGGCCGCTGGGGTTGTGGAGCTAATGCAAGATAGCCGTAGTGCCATGGAGCAAAGTGTACGGCCACATATTGGAAGTAGTATTGATATACAAGCTTAG
- the brnQ gene encoding branched-chain amino acid transport system II carrier protein produces the protein MKASYSDVVAFGLALFSLFFGAGNFIFPPLLGQMAGEHLGIALIGFVVTAVGMPLLGVLVVSLIGSPDPQTLPSRVNKRFALIMMTLINLTIGPGFAIPRTGAVAFDAGIKPFITNPDWVTAGLLIYSLLFFGASYYIALNQQSITERVGKILTPGLLISLALLVVNAFLQPAGKLQPALGNYQTMPLSEGFKAGYLTMDTLASIVFGVLMLNIIRSKGITSRRETLRFGLGASFIAASCLMLIYVSLAYLGATSLEVAGKAENGGMILAWAANYYFGTLGNVILAISFTLACLTTSIGLMCSSATFFTTIFPKMMYEKCVLWIAVFACLVANVGLTKLIAISIPVLVLLYPVVIVLIALAFVHNFVNLAPKVYQLSVGVTVIMGLIEAVNALELNISFINSFLAKILPLYNQGFGWVVPAIIAAIIGYFIAADNGSGMEENTFSL, from the coding sequence TTGAAAGCAAGTTATTCTGATGTTGTCGCTTTTGGGTTAGCCTTGTTTTCCTTATTTTTCGGAGCAGGCAACTTTATTTTTCCCCCTTTGTTGGGTCAAATGGCGGGAGAACATTTAGGTATTGCCTTAATTGGCTTTGTAGTTACGGCCGTAGGCATGCCGTTATTAGGGGTGTTAGTAGTTTCGCTGATTGGTAGTCCAGACCCCCAAACCTTACCGAGTCGAGTTAACAAACGCTTTGCGTTAATCATGATGACCTTAATTAATTTAACGATAGGTCCGGGTTTTGCTATTCCACGCACGGGTGCAGTTGCCTTTGATGCTGGTATCAAGCCTTTTATCACTAATCCAGACTGGGTGACAGCGGGATTGTTAATTTATTCGCTCTTATTTTTTGGGGCAAGTTATTATATTGCCCTTAATCAACAAAGTATTACAGAGCGTGTTGGTAAAATACTAACACCAGGATTGTTAATTTCTTTAGCATTGTTGGTCGTAAATGCCTTTTTGCAACCTGCTGGCAAGTTGCAACCAGCTTTAGGAAATTATCAAACAATGCCTTTAAGTGAGGGCTTTAAAGCAGGTTATTTAACGATGGACACGCTGGCTTCGATTGTTTTTGGAGTTTTGATGTTGAATATTATTCGCAGTAAAGGGATAACCTCTAGAAGAGAAACACTAAGATTTGGTCTAGGGGCTAGTTTTATTGCGGCAAGCTGTTTAATGTTAATCTATGTTTCTTTAGCTTATTTAGGTGCGACTAGCTTAGAAGTAGCTGGTAAAGCGGAAAACGGTGGCATGATTTTAGCTTGGGCTGCCAATTACTATTTCGGGACTTTGGGTAATGTAATTTTGGCCATATCTTTTACCCTAGCTTGTCTGACAACTAGTATTGGTTTAATGTGTTCTAGTGCTACTTTTTTCACGACTATTTTCCCGAAAATGATGTACGAAAAGTGTGTATTGTGGATAGCAGTTTTTGCTTGTTTGGTAGCTAATGTGGGTTTAACGAAACTAATTGCGATATCTATTCCGGTGTTAGTATTATTATATCCAGTGGTAATTGTCTTAATCGCTTTGGCTTTTGTACATAATTTTGTTAATTTAGCCCCCAAAGTATATCAACTTTCGGTAGGCGTAACCGTAATTATGGGTTTAATAGAAGCTGTTAACGCACTGGAGCTTAATATTAGCTTTATAAATAGTTTTTTAGCTAAGATTTTACCGCTATATAATCAGGGGTTTGGTTGGGTAGTTCCCGCAATTATTGCGGCGATAATTGGTTACTTTATTGCGGCGGATAATGGCAGCGGGATGGAAGAAAATACCTTCAGTTTATAA
- a CDS encoding metal ABC transporter substrate-binding protein, whose amino-acid sequence MKRILLLFLAVSMLLMTGCASKQSTPATKKVQVAVSIYPLAEFVRAVGGEKVQVNTLVPAGVEAHSYELSATDMKTITQAQVFVYNGGGMESWADKVEQSLKDKPVKILQAGKGLFVKLDEEHQHDEHKDEHKHEEHKHETGHVHDHGGFDPHVWLDPVLASKQVAAISETLQAADPTNREYYQKNAAAYQAELNKLDQEFKAMRAQAKQDAFVTTHSAFGSLAKRYDLHQIAIMGITPNVEPTPQALANLINLVKKEQIKYIFFEELVSPKVAQTIAAEAGVKTLVLNPVEGLTKTQQEKKVTYLELMRQNIANLKIALENK is encoded by the coding sequence ATGAAAAGAATTTTGCTTTTATTTTTAGCAGTAAGTATGTTGTTAATGACAGGTTGTGCGAGTAAACAGAGTACGCCAGCGACTAAAAAAGTGCAAGTGGCGGTAAGTATCTATCCTTTAGCTGAATTTGTTAGAGCTGTAGGCGGGGAAAAAGTTCAAGTGAATACTTTGGTTCCGGCAGGAGTTGAGGCTCATAGCTACGAATTAAGTGCTACGGATATGAAAACAATTACTCAAGCACAAGTGTTTGTATATAATGGCGGTGGTATGGAGAGTTGGGCAGATAAGGTTGAGCAAAGTCTTAAAGATAAACCTGTGAAAATTTTACAAGCGGGTAAAGGGTTGTTTGTGAAATTAGATGAGGAACATCAACATGATGAACACAAAGATGAACATAAACACGAAGAGCATAAGCATGAAACTGGTCATGTACATGACCATGGCGGCTTTGATCCTCATGTTTGGTTAGATCCAGTTTTAGCTAGTAAACAAGTAGCAGCGATTTCTGAAACTTTACAAGCTGCAGATCCAACGAACAGAGAGTATTATCAAAAAAATGCCGCTGCTTACCAAGCGGAATTAAATAAATTAGACCAAGAATTTAAAGCAATGCGGGCTCAAGCCAAACAAGATGCTTTTGTGACAACACATAGTGCTTTTGGTTCACTGGCTAAACGTTATGATTTACACCAAATTGCAATTATGGGCATTACACCTAATGTAGAACCAACGCCGCAGGCTTTGGCAAATTTAATTAATCTAGTTAAAAAAGAGCAAATAAAATATATTTTCTTTGAAGAACTAGTAAGTCCTAAAGTTGCGCAAACAATCGCGGCTGAAGCTGGGGTTAAAACTTTGGTATTAAATCCTGTGGAAGGCCTAACTAAAACACAGCAAGAGAAAAAAGTAACATATTTAGAATTAATGCGTCAAAATATTGCTAATTTAAAAATTGCTTTGGAGAATAAATAA
- a CDS encoding alanine/glycine:cation symporter family protein, whose product MSVLETFVSFANDILWSYVLIVLLVGLGILFTLQTKFVQIRMFPEMFRLLHEGVGQKAEQGISSFQAFCISTASRVGVGNIAGIAIAIVSGGPGAIFWMWMIALIGSASGFVESTLAQIYKVPNQQGGFRGGPAYYIKNALGQPAIAATFAVLISISFGLIFNSVQANTISVALSAAFNIDRSIIGGILAVATGVIIFGGITRIAKFTEWLVPIMAGAYILLAVIITLLNINLIPAIFMEIISSAFNTNAAMGGGIGVAVMTGIKRGLFSNEAGMGSVPNAAATAEATHPVKQGLIQAFGVFVDTLMVCSASAFIILLSGQHLTTKLTGIELAQAALVYHIGPFAQVALGLLICLFAFSSIIGNYYYGEANIGFLHSNPVWLTAFRIGVVAMVMFGSVAKVALVWDMADLFMALMALTNLGAISMLAKHVYIALEDYVRQKRAGIAEPIFDASIMPSQKGIHCWPNSKVKPKAKK is encoded by the coding sequence ATGTCTGTTCTTGAAACTTTTGTAAGTTTTGCCAATGATATTCTTTGGTCTTATGTTTTAATCGTCTTGCTAGTAGGGTTAGGAATTCTCTTCACCTTACAAACCAAATTTGTGCAAATAAGAATGTTTCCCGAAATGTTTCGGCTCTTACATGAAGGAGTCGGACAAAAAGCTGAACAAGGAATTTCTTCTTTTCAAGCTTTTTGTATCAGTACGGCTTCCCGCGTAGGGGTCGGCAATATTGCCGGAATTGCAATTGCAATTGTCAGCGGTGGTCCCGGCGCAATTTTCTGGATGTGGATGATTGCCTTAATCGGCTCAGCTAGTGGCTTTGTCGAAAGCACCCTAGCGCAAATATATAAAGTTCCCAATCAACAAGGTGGTTTTCGTGGTGGTCCTGCCTATTATATTAAAAATGCTTTAGGTCAACCAGCAATTGCCGCAACCTTTGCCGTTTTAATCAGTATTAGTTTCGGACTAATTTTTAATTCTGTACAAGCAAATACTATTTCCGTAGCGCTTAGTGCTGCGTTCAATATTGATCGTAGTATCATCGGTGGAATTCTCGCCGTAGCTACTGGGGTAATAATATTTGGGGGCATTACCCGTATTGCTAAGTTTACCGAATGGCTAGTACCTATTATGGCTGGTGCCTATATTTTATTAGCTGTAATTATTACTTTACTAAACATCAACTTAATTCCTGCAATATTTATGGAAATCATCTCTTCGGCCTTTAATACCAATGCGGCTATGGGCGGTGGTATCGGCGTCGCCGTGATGACTGGTATCAAACGAGGACTATTTTCTAATGAAGCAGGGATGGGTTCTGTGCCTAACGCAGCTGCAACTGCTGAAGCTACCCATCCTGTTAAACAAGGTTTAATCCAAGCTTTTGGCGTATTTGTTGATACCTTAATGGTTTGTTCTGCTTCCGCCTTTATTATTTTATTATCTGGACAACATTTAACAACTAAACTTACGGGAATTGAATTAGCCCAAGCAGCGCTAGTTTATCATATTGGTCCTTTTGCCCAAGTAGCTTTAGGCCTATTAATCTGTTTATTTGCCTTTAGTTCAATTATTGGCAACTACTACTATGGCGAAGCCAATATCGGTTTTTTACACTCCAATCCAGTTTGGCTAACAGCCTTCAGAATCGGCGTAGTAGCGATGGTAATGTTCGGTTCCGTAGCTAAAGTTGCTTTAGTTTGGGATATGGCCGATTTATTTATGGCTCTAATGGCGCTTACCAATTTGGGGGCAATCTCTATGCTAGCCAAGCATGTCTATATTGCCTTAGAAGATTATGTGCGTCAAAAACGCGCGGGAATTGCCGAGCCAATTTTTGATGCTAGCATTATGCCTTCACAAAAAGGTATCCACTGTTGGCCTAATAGCAAAGTAAAACCTAAAGCAAAAAAATAA
- a CDS encoding PHP domain-containing protein: protein MIVDLHIHTDASDGCDNPVTLIRKAQAKGIGLLAVSDHDSIDNVAAVQSLAKQANIEVISGVEICSSVHKESFHILAYNFDLQNKGLQELLQYNQQLLSTKDQETIEILKKLGWAVDLAEYQAYERPRNLGGWKTLNYLQAKGLCTGVSDFFERIFTAQNGLSFPTFLSPSEVIAVIHQAGGAAVLAHAGSSFHGQGLQRALDIFATQKLDGFECYHPEHSLRDTQLLVEHCQRENLLITAGSDYHGDFVPTRHLAQPEVGLEVLNLVGLRD, encoded by the coding sequence ATGATTGTAGATTTACATATACATACGGATGCTTCTGATGGTTGTGATAACCCTGTGACTCTAATTCGGAAAGCGCAGGCCAAAGGTATCGGATTGTTGGCAGTTAGTGATCATGACAGTATTGATAATGTAGCGGCAGTACAAAGCTTAGCTAAACAAGCTAATATTGAAGTTATTAGCGGTGTGGAAATTTGTTCTAGTGTGCATAAAGAAAGTTTTCATATCTTGGCTTATAATTTTGATTTGCAAAATAAGGGGCTACAAGAGTTGCTGCAATATAATCAGCAATTGCTTAGCACTAAAGATCAAGAAACAATTGAAATTTTAAAAAAACTGGGTTGGGCAGTGGATTTAGCCGAATATCAAGCTTACGAACGGCCGCGCAATTTAGGTGGCTGGAAAACCTTGAATTATTTGCAGGCCAAGGGGTTGTGCACTGGTGTAAGCGATTTTTTTGAACGGATTTTTACCGCTCAAAATGGTTTGAGCTTTCCAACCTTTTTAAGTCCGAGCGAAGTGATTGCAGTAATTCACCAAGCGGGCGGTGCTGCTGTTTTAGCCCATGCTGGCAGTAGTTTTCATGGACAGGGTTTGCAACGTGCCTTGGATATTTTTGCGACTCAAAAGCTAGATGGTTTTGAGTGTTATCATCCGGAACATAGCTTGCGCGATACCCAACTATTGGTGGAACATTGTCAGCGGGAAAACCTCTTAATTACTGCGGGCTCGGATTATCACGGTGATTTTGTGCCCACTAGGCACTTGGCACAACCGGAAGTAGGACTAGAAGTCTTGAACTTAGTTGGATTGCGTGATTGA
- a CDS encoding metal ABC transporter ATP-binding protein has product MGVINLQKVGFTYGEQWLFKDISVQITEGDFVAVIGPNGAGKSTLLRLIANIYPPTAGHVYLFGQPITMFKDWQKIGYVPQNPARQQKSFPITVREVIALGCLRANSLWSALTKTDKQAIDAVLTEFDLQTLAERRIGDLSGGQQQKVFLAKALVKKPQLLLLDEPATGIDSQTKVELYERLAILNKAGCTVVMISHDLELTARVASSALCVDRGVCFYGKAQAVLKHQNKKHTDYYQGQVQ; this is encoded by the coding sequence ATGGGCGTTATCAACTTACAAAAAGTTGGTTTTACTTATGGTGAACAGTGGTTATTTAAAGATATAAGTGTTCAAATTACGGAAGGTGATTTTGTAGCGGTAATTGGGCCCAACGGTGCGGGAAAATCAACTTTATTACGCTTGATTGCCAATATTTATCCGCCTACAGCAGGGCACGTGTATTTATTTGGTCAACCGATAACTATGTTTAAAGATTGGCAAAAAATTGGTTATGTACCTCAAAATCCTGCACGGCAACAAAAAAGTTTTCCAATTACGGTGCGCGAAGTAATTGCCTTGGGTTGCTTGCGCGCTAATAGTCTATGGTCCGCCTTAACCAAAACGGACAAGCAAGCGATTGATGCTGTATTGACTGAATTTGACTTGCAAACTTTAGCCGAACGACGTATTGGGGATTTGTCAGGTGGACAACAACAGAAGGTTTTTTTGGCCAAGGCTTTAGTGAAAAAACCGCAACTATTATTGTTAGATGAACCCGCTACGGGAATTGATAGCCAGACGAAGGTCGAACTATATGAACGCTTGGCGATTTTGAATAAAGCTGGTTGTACGGTTGTGATGATTTCGCATGATTTAGAACTTACAGCGCGAGTGGCTAGTTCTGCCTTATGTGTAGATCGCGGCGTATGCTTTTATGGAAAGGCGCAAGCTGTATTGAAACACCAAAATAAAAAACATACCGATTATTATCAGGGACAGGTGCAATAA
- a CDS encoding metal ABC transporter permease codes for MEILSFDFMQRALLAGLIVAISCPLIGVFLVVRRQSMIGDGLGHIAFAGVVAGWILGYKPVASAALFTTLGALAIERVRSLKAEFSEMILAIFFYAGMGIAVVLSSLPQAGGFNLSSFLFGSIMTVSSEDLYWVAGLGLLNLLFVLLMYRPLVYVSFDESSARVSGMPVNRLNLLLSILTALNVAIAMRVVGILLVSALLVIPVACALQIARSFSRTMLWATVYSLLGVLLGLTASYYWDLAPGGMIVLLLVAAFFITTLCANVFQKNTLLLQSGSAECACGFHHVECDGDCSKAECEDKP; via the coding sequence ATGGAGATACTGAGTTTTGATTTTATGCAACGAGCTTTATTGGCAGGCTTGATTGTCGCGATAAGTTGTCCGTTGATTGGCGTTTTTCTAGTTGTGAGACGACAATCAATGATCGGTGATGGTTTAGGGCATATTGCTTTTGCGGGTGTTGTAGCTGGTTGGATTTTGGGCTATAAGCCTGTGGCTAGTGCCGCTTTATTTACGACCTTAGGCGCTTTAGCGATTGAACGGGTACGCTCTTTAAAAGCTGAGTTTTCGGAAATGATTTTGGCAATATTTTTCTATGCGGGGATGGGTATTGCGGTAGTCTTATCCAGCTTACCGCAAGCTGGGGGCTTTAATCTTAGTAGTTTTTTATTTGGCAGTATTATGACCGTAAGTAGTGAAGATTTATATTGGGTTGCGGGATTGGGGCTGTTAAATTTATTGTTTGTTTTGCTAATGTACCGACCGTTGGTATATGTGTCTTTTGATGAAAGTTCAGCCCGGGTAAGTGGGATGCCGGTAAATAGATTAAATTTACTTTTGAGCATTCTTACAGCACTGAATGTGGCTATTGCGATGAGAGTGGTGGGCATTCTCTTGGTCTCGGCTTTACTGGTTATTCCCGTTGCTTGTGCCTTGCAAATTGCTCGGAGTTTTAGTCGCACAATGCTTTGGGCGACAGTGTACTCTTTGTTAGGGGTACTTTTAGGTCTAACAGCTTCTTATTATTGGGATTTAGCGCCGGGGGGAATGATTGTACTCTTGTTAGTTGCAGCTTTCTTTATTACGACTTTGTGCGCCAATGTTTTTCAAAAAAATACGCTGCTTTTACAGAGCGGGAGCGCAGAATGTGCTTGTGGCTTTCATCATGTAGAGTGTGACGGTGATTGTAGCAAAGCAGAATGTGAGGATAAACCATGA
- a CDS encoding ATP-binding cassette domain-containing protein — MQLRVENLAKSFGVQEIFKDVSFFIDKGDKVGLIGANGMGKSTLVKCLLGELEPDAGQISFTSGLTVGYVEQAAQCPTGNLWQVLLTAQERILFLRTEMARLEEQVAKSPPTEQPEYIQAYERAVHEYEHLAGYEYESLVKKVAYGLGFSDVDFTKEVEEFSGGQKTRINLALALIRQPELLILDEPTNHLDIQMIEWLEEYLRAYNGGLLLISHDRYFLDKVTTKIMLLQNTKLQTYRGNFSAYSQQYELQLLSQQAAYAKQQEHIQETEEYIRRYKAGIKCKQARGRQSQLNRLVRVEKPDNLKNIKLQLPAAAMCAERVLLLENVSIGYDAPLLEKVELLLRRGEKVALIGANGAGKTTLLKSIMGELAVLQGRISLGNRVQVAYFSQEHEDLNLTNSLLEELMQMGVSTEGEARNYLASILFTGDDVYKSIATLSGGERARLVLLKLMLQGANFLVLDEPTNHLDVLARQVLEETLRTFDGSMLVVSHDRYFLDEMVERIWEIENGKLQDYQGNYSAYKEQKQKNIEQQTSTKSVAPQTSKELVYTDENLAKKNKGPVKRSKSPYELEKRLEKVELSIREQEALLMVLELKMALPENHIDLEQSLQLATEHENIKTLLAQLLAEWEDIMLQLE, encoded by the coding sequence ATGCAGTTAAGAGTAGAAAATTTAGCTAAGAGTTTTGGGGTTCAAGAAATTTTCAAAGATGTAAGTTTTTTTATAGATAAAGGCGACAAGGTCGGATTAATTGGGGCAAATGGCATGGGCAAAAGCACCTTAGTTAAGTGCTTGTTGGGAGAGCTGGAGCCTGACGCTGGTCAAATTAGCTTTACGAGTGGGCTGACTGTAGGTTATGTAGAACAAGCCGCGCAATGTCCCACAGGCAACCTATGGCAAGTGTTACTTACCGCACAAGAGCGAATTTTGTTTTTGCGGACTGAAATGGCTCGTTTGGAGGAGCAGGTGGCTAAAAGTCCGCCAACAGAGCAACCGGAATATATTCAGGCTTATGAGCGGGCTGTGCATGAGTACGAACATTTAGCCGGCTATGAGTATGAGAGCTTGGTAAAAAAAGTAGCTTATGGCTTAGGCTTTAGTGATGTTGACTTTACCAAAGAGGTGGAAGAATTTTCGGGGGGACAAAAGACACGGATTAATTTGGCTTTAGCTTTAATTCGTCAACCGGAATTGTTGATTTTAGATGAACCCACCAATCATCTGGATATTCAGATGATTGAATGGTTGGAAGAATATTTGCGGGCGTATAATGGGGGATTACTTTTAATTTCCCACGATCGATATTTTTTGGATAAGGTCACCACTAAAATTATGTTGCTGCAAAATACGAAATTACAAACTTACCGAGGTAATTTTAGTGCTTATAGTCAACAATATGAATTGCAGTTACTTAGTCAACAGGCGGCGTATGCCAAACAACAGGAACATATTCAAGAGACGGAAGAATATATTCGTCGCTATAAAGCGGGGATAAAATGTAAGCAAGCTCGGGGTCGTCAATCTCAGTTAAATCGTTTAGTGCGGGTAGAAAAACCTGATAATCTTAAAAATATTAAATTGCAATTACCGGCGGCGGCGATGTGTGCCGAGCGAGTTTTGCTATTGGAAAATGTTAGTATTGGCTATGATGCGCCATTATTAGAAAAAGTTGAGCTGTTATTACGGCGGGGCGAAAAAGTGGCCCTTATTGGTGCTAATGGTGCTGGAAAAACAACTTTGCTTAAGAGCATTATGGGGGAACTAGCAGTTTTGCAGGGGCGAATTAGCTTAGGCAACCGGGTGCAAGTGGCTTATTTTTCGCAAGAACATGAAGATTTAAATTTAACTAATAGTTTGTTAGAAGAGTTAATGCAGATGGGTGTAAGTACCGAGGGGGAGGCGCGGAATTATTTAGCGAGTATTTTATTTACGGGTGATGATGTTTATAAATCAATTGCCACCTTATCAGGTGGTGAGCGGGCTCGCTTGGTTTTATTAAAATTGATGTTACAAGGCGCTAATTTTTTAGTGCTAGATGAGCCGACAAATCATTTAGATGTATTAGCTAGACAAGTTTTGGAAGAAACCTTGCGGACTTTTGATGGGAGTATGTTGGTAGTCAGCCATGACCGCTATTTTCTTGATGAGATGGTTGAAAGAATTTGGGAAATTGAAAACGGCAAATTGCAAGACTATCAAGGCAATTATTCCGCCTACAAAGAACAAAAACAAAAAAATATTGAGCAACAGACTAGCACTAAATCAGTTGCACCCCAAACTTCAAAGGAGTTAGTTTACACTGACGAAAATTTAGCTAAAAAGAATAAAGGTCCCGTGAAAAGAAGCAAAAGTCCTTATGAATTGGAAAAAAGACTGGAGAAAGTCGAGTTAAGTATTCGCGAACAAGAAGCTTTATTGATGGTTTTGGAACTAAAAATGGCCTTGCCAGAGAATCACATTGATTTAGAACAGAGTTTGCAACTGGCAACTGAACACGAAAACATAAAAACGCTCTTAGCACAATTGCTCGCAGAATGGGAAGATATAATGTTACAGTTAGAGTAA
- a CDS encoding DUF4127 family protein, whose product MCWRGLILALLLICVNISEVQASKLLYIPMDTRPVCLDYTLTSLQAAGVQVAYPDREFLADNKQDAQVDKLFSWLERELPVADAVVLSTDSLIYGGLVGSRTHELPLTILQARLQRLLDLLDKYQVPVYAYSTIMRTPRASSGRVEPAYYAQYGAQIFRYTQLQDKQELEKLSPKEWQEYQLLQQQLPQAVLTDWQTRRDKNLIINQRLLEAVQAGKFTYFILGKDDTAVYSASHREARILGLQTENLLPNVYGNFVGADQLGLVLAVRAVSSWQQQLPFIYVDYNQGVAGKTIPSYEDMPLEQTVKAHIWAAGAFETKSLARADLVLALNTPADGVTLEASNPVNSVDKLQTKAEFLQILEVFQVIKKPVALADVAYGNGADNALVAGLFQKDLAWNLAAYAGWNTASNSLGYALGQGILSPQISREAREKLLAVRYLDEWAYQANVRQQVYQQLVWPEQLNGQALGLQTAKVEAKIATNMRAFIKNKMPASYQQVEYKLPWQRMFEVQVKIN is encoded by the coding sequence ATGTGCTGGCGGGGTTTGATTTTAGCTTTATTATTAATTTGTGTGAACATTTCTGAGGTTCAAGCTAGTAAACTATTATATATTCCCATGGATACTCGTCCTGTTTGTCTAGATTATACACTAACTAGTTTACAGGCTGCGGGCGTGCAAGTTGCTTATCCCGACAGAGAGTTTTTGGCGGACAATAAACAAGATGCACAAGTGGATAAACTATTTAGCTGGTTAGAAAGAGAATTACCAGTGGCTGATGCAGTAGTTTTGTCCACAGATAGTTTGATTTATGGTGGTTTGGTAGGCTCACGCACCCATGAATTGCCCTTAACAATTTTACAGGCGCGTTTGCAACGTTTATTGGATTTATTAGATAAGTATCAAGTGCCAGTTTATGCTTATAGTACAATTATGCGTACACCGCGAGCTAGTTCAGGGCGGGTAGAACCAGCTTATTATGCTCAGTATGGGGCACAAATTTTTCGCTATACACAGTTGCAAGATAAGCAGGAATTGGAAAAGTTAAGTCCCAAAGAGTGGCAAGAATATCAGCTTTTGCAACAACAACTGCCACAGGCTGTTTTGACTGATTGGCAAACGAGACGCGATAAAAATTTAATTATTAACCAAAGGCTCCTAGAGGCAGTGCAAGCGGGTAAGTTTACCTATTTTATTTTAGGGAAAGATGATACGGCTGTATATTCGGCTTCGCACCGAGAAGCTCGGATTTTGGGGCTACAAACCGAAAATCTTTTGCCTAATGTCTATGGTAATTTTGTCGGTGCGGATCAGTTAGGCTTAGTTTTAGCAGTAAGAGCGGTTAGTAGCTGGCAACAGCAGTTGCCATTTATTTATGTGGATTATAATCAAGGTGTTGCGGGTAAAACTATTCCCAGTTATGAAGATATGCCTTTAGAACAAACTGTAAAAGCTCATATTTGGGCGGCTGGAGCTTTTGAGACTAAGAGTTTAGCTCGGGCGGACTTGGTTTTGGCTTTAAATACGCCAGCAGATGGGGTCACTTTAGAGGCCTCAAATCCAGTGAACAGTGTAGACAAACTTCAGACAAAAGCAGAGTTTTTACAAATCTTAGAAGTATTTCAAGTTATTAAAAAACCAGTGGCTCTAGCGGATGTAGCTTATGGTAATGGAGCAGATAATGCTTTAGTGGCAGGTTTGTTTCAAAAAGATTTAGCTTGGAATTTAGCTGCTTATGCTGGTTGGAATACCGCTAGCAATAGTCTGGGTTATGCCTTAGGACAAGGAATTTTAAGTCCGCAAATTTCTAGGGAGGCACGCGAAAAACTGTTAGCCGTGCGTTATCTAGATGAATGGGCGTATCAGGCTAATGTACGCCAACAAGTTTATCAACAGTTAGTATGGCCAGAACAATTAAATGGTCAAGCTTTAGGATTGCAAACAGCAAAAGTTGAGGCTAAAATTGCTACAAACATGCGGGCTTTTATCAAAAATAAAATGCCAGCAAGCTACCAACAAGTGGAATACAAGTTGCCTTGGCAGCGTATGTTTGAAGTGCAAGTTAAAATAAATTAA